Proteins encoded by one window of Macaca mulatta isolate MMU2019108-1 chromosome 10, T2T-MMU8v2.0, whole genome shotgun sequence:
- the RRP7A gene encoding ribosomal RNA-processing protein 7 homolog A: MVARRRKRAARDPEDCIPSPPGYAAIPIKFSEKQQASHYLYVRAHGVRQGTKSTWPQKRTLFVLNVPPYCTEESLSRLLSSCGLVQSVELQEKPDLAESPKESRSKFFHPKPVPGFQVAYVVFQKPSGVSAALALKGPLLVSTESHPVKSGIHKWISDYADSVPDPEALRVEVDTFMEAYDQKIAEEEAKAKEEEGVPDEEGWVKVTRRGRRPVLPRTEAASLRVLERERRKRARKELLNFYAWQHRESKMEHLAQLRKKFEEDKQRIELLRAQRKFRPY, translated from the exons ATGGTGGCGCGCAGGAGGAAGCGCGCGGCGCGGGACCCGGAGGACTGTATCCCCAGCCCACCGGGCTACGCAG CTATTCCAATCAAGTTCTCCGAAAAGCAGCAGGCTTCTCACTACCTCTATGTGAGAGCACACGGCGTTCGACAAGGCACCAAGTCCACCTGGCCTCAGAAGAGGACTCTTTTTGTCCTCAATGTGCCCCCATACTGCACAGAG GAGAGCCTGTCCCGCCTCCTGTCCTCTTGTGGCCTCGTCCAGTCTGTAGAGTTGCAGGAGAAGCCGGACCTGGCCGAGAGCCCAAAGGAGTCAAGGTCGAAGTTTTTTCATCCCAAGCCGGTTCCG GGGTTCCAGGTAGCCTACGTGGTGTTCCAGAAGCCAAGTGGGGTGTCAGCGGCCTTGGCCCTGAAGGGCCCCCTGCTGGTGTCCACAGAGAGCCACCCTGTGAAGAGTGGCATTCACA AGTGGATCAGTGACTACGCAGACTCCGTGCCCGACCCTGAGGCCCTGAGGGTGGAAGTGGACACGTTCATGGAGGCGTATGACCAGAAGATCGCTGAG GAAGAAGCTAAGgccaaggaggaggagggggtccCTGACGAGGAGGGGTGGGTGAAGGTGACCCGCCGGGGCCGACGGCCTGTGCTCCCCCGGACTGAAGCAGCCAGCCTGCGGGTGCTGGAGAGGGAGAGACGGAAGCGCGCCCGAAAGGAGCTGCTCAACTTCTATGCCTGGCAGCACCGGGAGAGCAAGATGGAGC ATCTAGCGCAGCTGCGCAAGAAGTTCGAGGAGGACAAGCAGAGGATCGAGCTGCTGCGGGCCCAGCGCAAATTCCGACCCTACTGA
- the RRP7A gene encoding ribosomal RNA-processing protein 7 homolog A isoform X1 — MVARRRKRAARDPEDCIPSPPGYAAIPIKFSEKQQASHYLYVRAHGVRQGTKSTWPQKRTLFVLNVPPYCTEESLSRLLSSCGLVQSVELQEKPDLAESPKESRSKFFHPKPVPVSRQGFQVAYVVFQKPSGVSAALALKGPLLVSTESHPVKSGIHKWISDYADSVPDPEALRVEVDTFMEAYDQKIAEEEAKAKEEEGVPDEEGWVKVTRRGRRPVLPRTEAASLRVLERERRKRARKELLNFYAWQHRESKMEHLAQLRKKFEEDKQRIELLRAQRKFRPY; from the exons ATGGTGGCGCGCAGGAGGAAGCGCGCGGCGCGGGACCCGGAGGACTGTATCCCCAGCCCACCGGGCTACGCAG CTATTCCAATCAAGTTCTCCGAAAAGCAGCAGGCTTCTCACTACCTCTATGTGAGAGCACACGGCGTTCGACAAGGCACCAAGTCCACCTGGCCTCAGAAGAGGACTCTTTTTGTCCTCAATGTGCCCCCATACTGCACAGAG GAGAGCCTGTCCCGCCTCCTGTCCTCTTGTGGCCTCGTCCAGTCTGTAGAGTTGCAGGAGAAGCCGGACCTGGCCGAGAGCCCAAAGGAGTCAAGGTCGAAGTTTTTTCATCCCAAGCCGGTTCCGGTGAGCCGCCAA GGGTTCCAGGTAGCCTACGTGGTGTTCCAGAAGCCAAGTGGGGTGTCAGCGGCCTTGGCCCTGAAGGGCCCCCTGCTGGTGTCCACAGAGAGCCACCCTGTGAAGAGTGGCATTCACA AGTGGATCAGTGACTACGCAGACTCCGTGCCCGACCCTGAGGCCCTGAGGGTGGAAGTGGACACGTTCATGGAGGCGTATGACCAGAAGATCGCTGAG GAAGAAGCTAAGgccaaggaggaggagggggtccCTGACGAGGAGGGGTGGGTGAAGGTGACCCGCCGGGGCCGACGGCCTGTGCTCCCCCGGACTGAAGCAGCCAGCCTGCGGGTGCTGGAGAGGGAGAGACGGAAGCGCGCCCGAAAGGAGCTGCTCAACTTCTATGCCTGGCAGCACCGGGAGAGCAAGATGGAGC ATCTAGCGCAGCTGCGCAAGAAGTTCGAGGAGGACAAGCAGAGGATCGAGCTGCTGCGGGCCCAGCGCAAATTCCGACCCTACTGA
- the LOC713772 gene encoding LOW QUALITY PROTEIN: serine hydrolase-like protein 2 (The sequence of the model RefSeq protein was modified relative to this genomic sequence to represent the inferred CDS: inserted 1 base in 1 codon): MGENAATGLISELKLAVPWGHMAAKAWGSLQGPPVLCLHGWLDNANSFDRLIPLLPQGTYYVAMDFGGHGLSSHYSSGVPYYHQTFVSEIRRVVAALKWNRFSILGHSFGGIVGGMFSCIFPEMVNKLILLDSPLLLLESNEVENLLTYKRRTIEHMLQVEASQEPSRVYSLKQLLQRLLKSNSHLNEECGELLLQRGTTKVATGLVLNRDQRLSWPENSFDFLSRELYAHXIRKLQAHVLFIKAVHGYFDVRRESYYDKESLSFMIHTLKSTLKERFQFVEVPGNHCVHMSEPQHVASIISSFLQHKHMLTA, encoded by the exons ATGGGTGAGAACGCCGCAACAG GTCTCATCTCAGAGCTGAAGTTGGCTGTGCCCTGGGGCCACATGGCAGCCAAAGCCTGGGGCTCCCTGCAGGGCCCTCCAGTTCTCTGCCTGCACGGCTGGCTGGATAATGCCAACTCCTTCGACAGACTCATCCCTCTTCTCCCGCAAGGT ACTTATTATGTAGCCATGGATTTCGGAGGTCATGGGCTCTCATCCCATTACAGCTCAGGTGTCCCATATTACCACCAGACTTTTGTGAGTGAGATCCGAAGAGTTGTGGCAG CCTTGAAATGGAATCGATTCTCCATTCTGGGCCACAGCTTCG GTGGCATTGTGGGCGGAATG TTTTCCTGTATCTTCCCCGAGATGGTGAATAAACTTATCTTGCTGGACTCGCCACTACTTCTCCTGGAATCGAAT GAAGTGGAGAACTTGCTGACCTACAAGCGGAGAACCATAGAGCACATGCTGCAGGTAGAGGCCTCCCAGGAGCCCTCACGTGTGTACAGCCTGAAGCAGCTGCTGCAGAG GTTACTGAAGAGCAATAGCCACTTGAATGAGGAGTGCGGGGAGCTCCTCTTGCAAAGAGGAACCACAAAGGTGGCCA CGGGTCTGGTTCTGAACAGAGACCAGAGGCTATCCTGG CCTGAGAACAGCTTTGACTTCCTCAGCAGGGAGCTGTATGCGC TCATCAGGAAGCTGCAGGCCCATGTCCTGTTCATCAA AGCAGTCCACGGATATTTTGATGTGAGAAGAGAGAGTTACTATGACAAGGAGTCCCTGTCGTTCATGATACACACGCTGAAGTCCACCCTCAAAGAG CGGTTCCAGTTTGTGGAAGTCCCAGGCAATCACTGTGTCCACATGAGCGAACCCCAGCATGTGGCCAGTATCATCAGCTCCTTCTTACAGCACAAACACATGCTCACAGCCTAG